A region from the Methylocella sp. genome encodes:
- a CDS encoding ABC transporter ATP-binding protein, with protein MSDILLKLDGVGVRFGGLKAVDNVSLIAKRGERRAIIGPNGAGKTTLFNAISGVVLPTSGRVAFEGRDVTSAPPHRRAAYGMSRTFQITNLFQSLTVRQNMEIAIWGLAPSKFSFFRSSSLTAAERERAEWALGLSRLGARADVVVNALSYGEQRQLELAMTLATKPKMLLLDEPAAGLSPSERVIVADVIQALPSALTIVLIEHDMDLVFSLVDWITCLNNGRFLAEGTPAEIRANAHIQDVYLGRTRRDA; from the coding sequence ATGTCAGATATCCTACTAAAACTGGATGGCGTCGGCGTTCGCTTTGGCGGACTGAAGGCCGTCGACAATGTGTCGCTGATTGCTAAGCGCGGCGAGCGGCGCGCCATCATTGGTCCAAATGGGGCCGGCAAGACGACGCTGTTCAACGCCATCAGCGGCGTCGTCCTGCCGACCTCCGGCCGCGTTGCGTTTGAGGGTCGTGACGTGACATCCGCGCCGCCGCACCGGCGCGCGGCATATGGCATGAGCCGCACCTTTCAAATTACCAACCTGTTCCAGAGCCTCACAGTGCGGCAAAACATGGAAATCGCGATTTGGGGATTGGCGCCCTCTAAATTTTCATTCTTCAGATCAAGTTCTCTCACTGCCGCCGAGAGGGAGCGCGCGGAGTGGGCTCTCGGTCTTTCCCGCCTCGGAGCCCGAGCTGATGTTGTCGTCAACGCACTGTCCTACGGAGAGCAGCGTCAACTTGAACTGGCGATGACCCTGGCGACGAAGCCAAAGATGCTTCTCCTCGACGAACCTGCCGCGGGCTTATCGCCCTCAGAGCGCGTGATCGTAGCCGACGTAATCCAGGCGCTCCCATCCGCCCTCACCATCGTATTGATCGAACATGACATGGATCTCGTCTTCTCACTCGTCGACTGGATAACCTGTCTCAACAATGGGCGCTTTTTGGCGGAAGGAACGCCGGCGGAGATTCGAGCGAATGCCCATATCCAAGATGTCTACCTCGGACGGACGCGGCGGGATGCTTGA
- a CDS encoding prolyl oligopeptidase family serine peptidase yields MAIADDTIEQPTVDSSSHYEPYGWHHWPQHPWFSYQLRRSLGETEEGGGGVSEVFRTASRIIPGDLESWHCEWLAAANRNWERGISEYDVGHVRTSMNCFLRAANHYRQAEFFLEPTDPRRLITFEKMEACSHRFLASLDPPGEIIEIPYESGKPICGYFVRAPFPGDRLPVLICMGGLDSIKDEMWFMQAHGCLQRGISVLMIDGPGQGGTLRRHGIVSRPDTEVPIGACIDWLVSRNDVDPDRIAVCGSSMGGYYAARAGCYEGRLAAAISHGAIYDLHEMWGQKGEDFGLAIHIKWVLGATSMDKAHSIMKSFTLEGHLENMKCPFLIVHGGHDVLTVAQASRAYNYAASKGVDVTLRIVDPEETGAEHCQHDHPTIGQELIADWLADTFQIDQRAQLRTSWNTLI; encoded by the coding sequence ATGGCGATCGCCGACGACACAATCGAGCAGCCTACGGTGGATAGTTCGTCGCACTACGAACCGTACGGCTGGCATCACTGGCCTCAGCATCCATGGTTCTCCTATCAGCTACGCCGTAGTCTCGGCGAGACAGAGGAAGGAGGCGGCGGCGTCAGTGAAGTTTTCAGGACGGCGTCGCGAATCATACCTGGAGACCTCGAAAGCTGGCATTGTGAATGGCTAGCTGCGGCCAACAGGAATTGGGAGCGCGGAATATCAGAATACGACGTTGGCCACGTCCGCACTTCGATGAACTGTTTTCTTCGCGCGGCCAATCACTATCGACAGGCTGAGTTTTTTCTTGAGCCAACCGATCCGCGGCGGCTAATTACTTTTGAAAAGATGGAGGCATGCAGTCATCGCTTCCTGGCGAGTCTCGATCCGCCAGGGGAGATAATAGAAATTCCTTACGAGAGCGGCAAACCCATTTGCGGGTACTTCGTCCGCGCCCCCTTTCCCGGCGACAGATTGCCAGTCCTGATTTGTATGGGTGGACTGGATTCGATCAAGGACGAGATGTGGTTCATGCAGGCGCATGGATGCTTGCAGCGCGGCATTTCGGTATTGATGATAGACGGACCGGGCCAGGGCGGCACGCTGCGCCGCCACGGGATCGTCAGCCGGCCTGACACTGAAGTGCCCATTGGCGCCTGCATTGATTGGCTAGTTTCTCGAAACGACGTCGACCCGGATCGCATCGCTGTCTGCGGTTCGTCGATGGGTGGCTATTACGCCGCTCGCGCAGGCTGCTATGAAGGTCGCCTCGCTGCCGCGATTTCGCATGGCGCGATTTACGATCTGCATGAGATGTGGGGCCAGAAAGGCGAAGACTTCGGTCTCGCGATCCACATCAAATGGGTGCTGGGGGCCACATCCATGGATAAAGCTCATAGCATCATGAAGAGTTTCACGCTTGAAGGGCATCTTGAGAATATGAAATGCCCTTTTTTGATCGTACATGGTGGTCACGACGTGCTGACCGTTGCTCAAGCGAGCCGTGCTTATAATTACGCGGCGTCAAAGGGCGTCGACGTAACGCTCCGAATCGTGGATCCCGAGGAGACCGGTGCTGAGCACTGTCAGCACGACCATCCGACGATTGGTCAAGAACTCATCGCCGACTGGTTGGCGGACACCTTTCAGATAGATCAGCGGGCGCAACTCAGGACAAGCTGGAACACTTTGATCTGA
- a CDS encoding IS5 family transposase — MERCAQGLRAAQDALQSLHPLEPARRLRPHIRRARWRRSKARAHHDRRHASEGASHSGEPAQKGALPRRIGRTKGGLNSKLHVVCDGAGKPLVMLLSEGQMSDHKGARLMLKALPPASMLIADRGYDSNWFRAALKARGVEPCIPPTRSRKLPIAYDKTLYRQRHKIENMFAKLKDWRRIATRYDRCAHTFFSAICIAAAVLFYLNQ, encoded by the coding sequence ATGGAAAGATGCGCCCAAGGATTACGGGCCGCACAAGACGCTTTACAATCGCTTCATCCGCTGGAGCCGGCTCGGCGTCTTCGACCGCATATTCGCCGCGCTCGCTGGCGAAGGTCCAAAGCCCGAGCGCATCATGATCGACGCCACGCATCTGAAGGCGCATCGCACAGCGGCGAGCCTGCTCAAAAAGGGGCTCTTCCCCGCCGTATCGGGCGCACGAAAGGCGGACTGAACTCGAAGCTCCACGTCGTTTGCGACGGCGCCGGCAAGCCCCTCGTCATGTTGCTCTCGGAGGGCCAGATGAGCGACCACAAGGGCGCGCGGCTGATGCTCAAGGCTTTACCGCCCGCTTCAATGTTGATCGCCGACAGGGGCTACGACAGCAACTGGTTCCGCGCCGCGCTGAAGGCCAGGGGCGTCGAGCCCTGCATCCCGCCAACCAGAAGCCGCAAGCTTCCCATTGCCTATGACAAGACGCTCTACCGCCAGCGTCACAAAATCGAGAACATGTTCGCCAAGCTCAAGGACTGGCGGCGCATCGCAACCCGCTATGATCGATGCGCCCACACCTTCTTCTCCGCCATCTGCATCGCAGCCGCCGTCCTCTTCTATCTCAATCAATGA
- a CDS encoding fumarylacetoacetate hydrolase family protein, which produces MRRIYCVGRNYADHIREMKEGDERDPPFFFQKPSDAAVEDGGTVPFPADTEDFQYEIELVVALGGGGRRLSQYQALDIVFGYAVGIDLTRRDQQRDMRTKMLPWERGKSFDASAPCGPIHRVSEIGHPSRGLITLDVDGTQRQRGDLAHMIWSVQEIITNLSMSYALAPGDLIMTGTPAGVGPVNPGALLHGRVEGVGDLTITIGPPEV; this is translated from the coding sequence GTGCGCCGCATTTATTGCGTCGGCCGCAATTACGCTGACCACATCCGCGAAATGAAAGAGGGCGACGAGCGCGACCCGCCTTTCTTTTTCCAGAAGCCGAGCGATGCGGCGGTCGAAGATGGCGGCACGGTCCCCTTTCCGGCCGACACCGAAGATTTTCAGTACGAGATTGAACTTGTCGTAGCGCTGGGCGGAGGGGGCCGTCGTTTGTCACAATATCAAGCGCTTGACATAGTGTTCGGCTATGCCGTCGGCATTGATTTAACCCGCCGTGACCAACAACGCGACATGCGCACTAAGATGCTGCCGTGGGAACGCGGCAAATCGTTCGATGCGTCCGCCCCGTGCGGTCCAATCCATCGTGTGAGCGAGATCGGCCATCCATCGCGAGGCTTAATCACGCTCGACGTCGATGGGACGCAGCGCCAGCGCGGCGATCTCGCTCACATGATCTGGAGCGTACAGGAAATCATCACAAATCTCTCCATGTCGTACGCGCTGGCCCCAGGCGACTTGATTATGACTGGAACCCCGGCCGGCGTTGGCCCGGTCAACCCTGGCGCACTCCTTCATGGTCGCGTCGAAGGCGTCGGAGATCTCACAATCACCATCGGCCCCCCTGAGGTTTAA
- a CDS encoding polysaccharide deacetylase family protein, producing the protein MLPTERLSYSAITERPALKLPGETRMAVWVIVNIEEWDPKETMPRTVLTPPAGGAPMPDVPNWAWHEYGNRVGFWRMLKVLDEHGIKAVLAINGKAIATYEPIARAAHERGWEFVGHGFGQKNMQKVLNEREDIRKTKEAIRAFTGRAPRGWLGPGLTETWETPDILVEEGFDYVCDWVLDDEPVVLKTRSRPIVNIPYTQECNDVAMMLIQHHKASEYCDRAVDQFDQIYSDSESSARVLALVVHPYIMGAPHRLKHFARVFEHIGKHKDVVFLTGEQIYNWYLGERPDALAGSQP; encoded by the coding sequence ATGCTGCCAACCGAACGCTTGTCCTACTCGGCGATAACGGAACGGCCTGCACTGAAATTGCCTGGCGAAACCCGGATGGCGGTGTGGGTTATTGTGAACATTGAGGAATGGGATCCAAAGGAAACCATGCCGCGCACGGTTCTGACGCCGCCCGCCGGCGGCGCCCCAATGCCCGATGTTCCAAACTGGGCTTGGCATGAATATGGAAACCGCGTCGGCTTCTGGCGCATGCTGAAAGTTCTCGATGAGCACGGCATAAAGGCGGTCCTTGCGATTAACGGAAAAGCGATCGCCACTTATGAGCCGATCGCTAGGGCGGCGCACGAACGGGGTTGGGAGTTTGTTGGCCACGGCTTCGGCCAGAAGAACATGCAAAAGGTGCTGAACGAAAGAGAGGATATTCGCAAGACAAAGGAGGCGATCCGTGCTTTTACCGGCCGAGCTCCGCGAGGGTGGCTTGGGCCGGGATTGACGGAGACCTGGGAGACGCCAGACATACTGGTCGAGGAGGGCTTCGACTACGTCTGCGACTGGGTGCTCGACGATGAGCCGGTGGTGCTGAAGACGCGCTCGCGTCCAATCGTCAACATACCTTACACCCAGGAGTGCAATGATGTCGCCATGATGCTGATCCAGCATCACAAAGCTTCCGAGTATTGCGACCGCGCGGTGGACCAGTTCGATCAGATTTATTCGGACTCCGAGAGTTCGGCCCGTGTTCTTGCGCTTGTGGTCCACCCCTATATCATGGGCGCTCCGCATCGCCTGAAGCACTTTGCGCGCGTGTTTGAGCATATTGGCAAGCACAAGGACGTCGTCTTTTTGACCGGCGAACAAATTTATAACTGGTACCTTGGCGAGCGCCCGGATGCGCTGGCGGGATCACAGCCATAG
- a CDS encoding ABC transporter substrate-binding protein — translation MDRRRFLEITSLMLAGGASALSTARAAGAESAPIRIGLMAPLTGVVAAGGKEIVNGFTMFWDSIDNQIGGRKVEIIVEDDASNPDTALQKARRLVEQSKADMLFGNLLANTGLAVANYVKGNGEPYFIPVIAADNLTQRARVNNVIRAGGYTASQFSRPLADWALKQGYRKVATISQDYTFGHEQCGGFAQTFTEGGGEILMQLWHPLNTSDFSPYLGRVSNLGADAIFAMETGADSARLLQQYASFGLKGQIPLLGAQNATDQSVIRTMGVECEGVVTSAQFAEGANISATQAFVAAYSTKFGKIPSLYAFSHYVGAMWAAKAINAIAGKVEDRNLLLETMLATDLPDSPLGKPVHFDAFGNPVYDVFIRKVVKNSDGKYWNVPIETYPQVSQFWRYDPSLYMKQPSYSRDFQGIKKG, via the coding sequence ATGGACCGCAGACGCTTTCTCGAGATTACCAGCCTTATGCTTGCGGGTGGCGCAAGCGCCCTATCCACTGCTCGAGCGGCGGGCGCGGAATCGGCGCCAATCCGCATTGGTTTGATGGCGCCCTTAACAGGAGTCGTTGCGGCAGGAGGAAAAGAAATTGTCAACGGCTTCACGATGTTCTGGGACAGCATTGACAATCAGATTGGCGGCCGGAAGGTCGAGATCATTGTGGAGGACGATGCCTCTAACCCGGATACTGCGCTTCAAAAGGCCCGACGGCTGGTCGAGCAGAGCAAAGCCGACATGCTCTTCGGGAATTTGCTTGCGAACACCGGTCTTGCCGTCGCCAACTACGTCAAGGGGAATGGCGAGCCCTATTTCATCCCCGTTATTGCGGCTGATAACCTCACGCAGCGCGCCCGTGTAAACAACGTGATCCGCGCTGGCGGCTACACAGCGAGCCAGTTCTCGCGGCCTCTGGCTGACTGGGCTCTCAAGCAGGGTTACAGGAAAGTTGCGACAATCAGCCAGGACTATACGTTTGGCCACGAACAATGTGGCGGATTCGCACAGACCTTCACGGAGGGCGGCGGAGAGATCCTGATGCAACTCTGGCATCCGCTGAATACATCGGACTTTAGTCCCTATCTCGGTCGAGTCTCGAATCTCGGAGCCGATGCGATTTTCGCAATGGAAACCGGCGCAGATTCCGCGCGACTTCTGCAACAATATGCAAGTTTCGGCCTGAAGGGGCAGATCCCCCTCTTAGGCGCCCAGAACGCGACAGACCAATCGGTCATTCGCACCATGGGGGTTGAATGCGAGGGCGTGGTGACGTCAGCGCAGTTTGCCGAAGGCGCCAACATCTCGGCGACGCAAGCCTTCGTGGCTGCCTACAGCACAAAGTTCGGCAAAATCCCCTCTCTCTACGCCTTCTCCCATTATGTCGGGGCCATGTGGGCTGCAAAAGCGATCAACGCCATAGCCGGCAAAGTCGAGGATCGGAATCTGCTGCTTGAAACGATGTTGGCGACGGACCTACCTGATAGTCCGCTTGGCAAGCCCGTTCATTTCGACGCGTTCGGCAATCCGGTTTATGATGTCTTCATTCGCAAGGTCGTCAAAAACAGTGACGGCAAATATTGGAATGTGCCAATTGAGACCTATCCTCAAGTCTCTCAGTTTTGGAGATATGATCCGAGCCTGTACATGAAGCAGCCCTCTTATTCGCGCGACTTCCAAGGCATCAAGAAGGGGTGA
- a CDS encoding ABC transporter ATP-binding protein — translation MSTSDGRGGMLEIRDLHCVYGDAYVVHGASLTVGKREVVALLGRNGMGKTSLVRSIMGLTAPKVQAGAITWKGEELLGLKAHEIAKRKIALVPQGRRLFPSLTVTEHLTMLKPVRARGGWTIDRVFGLFPRLAERRSNRGNQLSGGERGMLAVGRALMLDPELILMDEPSEGLAPIMVQHLESVIAELKRQGLGILLVEQNFYSALAVADRVYVLETGKVVCEAEASAIKKAPEALIHLLGVG, via the coding sequence ATGTCTACCTCGGACGGACGCGGCGGGATGCTTGAGATCCGCGACCTTCATTGTGTCTATGGCGATGCTTACGTCGTGCATGGCGCCTCCCTTACAGTCGGAAAGCGGGAAGTCGTCGCCCTTCTCGGGCGTAACGGCATGGGCAAGACAAGCCTTGTCCGATCGATCATGGGCCTGACCGCTCCGAAGGTTCAGGCAGGAGCCATCACTTGGAAGGGTGAGGAATTGCTGGGCCTCAAGGCCCATGAGATCGCAAAGCGGAAGATCGCGCTGGTGCCGCAGGGCCGTAGACTGTTTCCGTCCCTGACCGTGACCGAACACCTTACGATGCTCAAGCCAGTCAGGGCGCGTGGAGGATGGACCATCGATCGCGTATTCGGTCTCTTTCCGCGCCTCGCCGAGCGCCGATCGAACCGTGGAAATCAGCTCTCTGGCGGCGAGCGCGGCATGTTGGCCGTCGGGCGCGCCCTCATGCTCGATCCTGAGTTGATCCTCATGGACGAGCCTTCGGAAGGCCTCGCGCCCATCATGGTTCAACATCTTGAAAGCGTTATCGCGGAATTGAAGAGGCAGGGCCTCGGCATTTTGCTAGTGGAGCAAAACTTCTATAGCGCGCTTGCCGTAGCCGATCGGGTCTACGTGCTCGAGACCGGCAAGGTGGTCTGCGAGGCGGAAGCCTCGGCGATCAAGAAGGCGCCCGAAGCGCTCATCCATCTGCTCGGCGTAGGCTGA
- a CDS encoding aldehyde dehydrogenase, with protein MKNYTSTPLGLYIDGHFQASSTGRTISVTNPKDRTLVAEVAEGDAVDIDKALDAAERAFKVWSSVQAAGRGDIMHRAADLLAKRLPDLVAIEVDQIGRPRREMEAQLSRLPEWFRYFGAVARTHEDTAPPFGGNFLNYTRRVPLGVVGHITPWNHPLLILTKKVAPAMAAGNAIVVKPSELAPITSLLLGDIFKEAGVPDGVYNVVPGYGATAGLALSSSRRIAKIDLTGGTETGKTVASLAGRNLTRIAAELGGKASVIVFPDVPIERCVAATLFASFIATGQTCVQGARLLVHRSIHDQTVTELVRRTNAIRIGDPQDRATQLGPLVSEKQRDLVERYVAIGLQEGATLAAGGRRPEAASLESGYYYLPTIFTDVRNEMRIAQEEIFGPFVCVIPFDTEEEAIAHANGTEFGLANSIWTRDISRAHRVAHRLQSGITWINDHHRIDPCSPWGGFKMSGLGRENGLVAYEEYTQIQNVIVNLSDEPFDWYADDQTEKRYS; from the coding sequence ATGAAAAACTACACCAGCACACCGCTCGGACTTTATATCGACGGCCATTTTCAGGCATCATCAACCGGGCGTACAATTTCAGTAACGAATCCGAAGGACCGCACTCTTGTCGCCGAAGTCGCGGAGGGCGATGCGGTAGACATTGACAAGGCGCTTGATGCGGCGGAGCGCGCTTTCAAGGTTTGGTCTTCGGTGCAAGCGGCCGGGCGCGGCGACATCATGCACCGAGCGGCCGACCTCCTTGCCAAGCGACTTCCAGATCTCGTGGCGATTGAAGTTGACCAAATCGGTCGACCGCGGCGGGAAATGGAAGCGCAGCTCAGCCGTCTGCCGGAATGGTTCCGCTATTTTGGCGCTGTGGCTCGAACGCATGAGGACACGGCGCCTCCCTTCGGCGGCAACTTCTTAAACTACACTCGTCGCGTGCCGCTTGGCGTTGTGGGGCATATCACGCCTTGGAACCATCCTCTTTTGATCCTGACCAAGAAGGTTGCGCCGGCGATGGCGGCTGGCAACGCCATCGTCGTTAAGCCGAGCGAGCTTGCGCCGATCACTTCGCTTCTGCTGGGCGACATTTTTAAAGAAGCAGGAGTGCCGGATGGCGTGTACAACGTTGTGCCGGGCTATGGCGCGACAGCCGGTCTTGCTCTCAGCTCAAGCCGACGCATCGCGAAGATAGATCTTACGGGGGGCACCGAGACTGGCAAGACGGTCGCCTCGCTGGCGGGACGCAACCTCACCCGCATCGCTGCGGAACTTGGTGGGAAAGCATCTGTGATCGTTTTCCCTGACGTCCCGATCGAGCGTTGTGTGGCTGCGACTCTCTTTGCTTCCTTTATCGCCACGGGCCAAACCTGCGTACAGGGCGCGCGTCTCCTGGTGCATCGCTCCATCCATGACCAAACGGTGACGGAACTTGTCCGCCGGACGAATGCGATCCGCATCGGCGATCCGCAGGATCGCGCGACGCAACTAGGACCGCTCGTATCGGAGAAGCAACGCGATCTCGTCGAGCGTTACGTCGCGATCGGTTTGCAGGAAGGCGCGACGCTCGCGGCGGGCGGCCGTCGCCCAGAAGCCGCTTCTCTGGAAAGCGGCTACTATTATCTCCCGACCATATTCACTGATGTTCGAAACGAGATGCGCATCGCCCAGGAGGAGATCTTTGGCCCTTTCGTCTGCGTGATCCCTTTCGATACCGAAGAGGAGGCGATAGCGCACGCCAACGGCACCGAATTCGGCCTAGCAAACTCGATTTGGACGCGTGATATCAGCCGCGCTCACCGCGTAGCTCACCGTCTGCAGAGCGGCATCACTTGGATCAACGATCATCACCGCATCGATCCATGCTCGCCGTGGGGTGGTTTTAAAATGAGCGGCCTCGGGCGCGAAAACGGCCTCGTCGCCTACGAAGAATACACGCAGATCCAAAACGTCATCGTAAATCTCTCGGACGAGCCGTTCGACTGGTATGCCGACGACCAAACCGAAAAGCGCTATAGCTGA
- a CDS encoding branched-chain amino acid ABC transporter permease — translation MSTPLAPALHSLDRKLTSPRALPWLAVALIALVAIPFILPSYQVSLATEILIFSMLAMSIDILAGFVGRTPLGHGAIFGVSTYVVIYWTASLGGSLWVGMVLGILAATLLAAVFALLAIRTSGVYFLLLTLALGMIVWGVCLRSTSITGGENGLRGVGPPPFLADHVHFYYGILLVVAPVTWIVWRFVHSPFGLTLRGIRDSESRMRSLGYNVPLHLFLAFVASGFVAGIAGALYAVLNDFVSPSTVQLSQSVSGLLMAIAGGVGTLLGAFVGATAIVLLENIVSTFTTRWPSVLGLTFVLIMIFAPEGIVGRAQILLAKRRRR, via the coding sequence ATGTCGACGCCGCTCGCGCCCGCCTTGCATTCACTCGATCGCAAGTTGACATCCCCCCGCGCCTTGCCCTGGCTCGCGGTCGCGCTGATCGCATTAGTTGCGATCCCCTTCATTCTGCCAAGCTACCAAGTCTCACTCGCCACAGAGATTCTGATCTTTAGTATGCTGGCTATGTCGATCGACATTCTCGCGGGTTTCGTTGGACGCACGCCGCTCGGCCATGGAGCGATCTTTGGCGTTTCAACCTATGTGGTGATCTACTGGACGGCATCGCTCGGAGGATCGCTATGGGTCGGGATGGTGCTTGGCATCTTGGCCGCGACGCTGCTTGCCGCAGTTTTTGCTCTCCTGGCGATCCGCACCTCCGGCGTTTATTTCTTGCTGCTGACGCTTGCCCTAGGCATGATCGTTTGGGGCGTGTGCCTGCGTTCCACCAGCATAACCGGCGGTGAGAATGGGCTGCGAGGCGTTGGTCCGCCGCCCTTCCTCGCAGATCACGTTCATTTTTACTATGGCATTCTGCTTGTCGTCGCGCCCGTCACTTGGATTGTCTGGCGTTTCGTCCATTCGCCCTTCGGCCTGACGCTCCGCGGAATACGCGACAGCGAAAGCCGTATGCGAAGTCTTGGTTATAACGTCCCTCTGCACCTTTTCCTGGCGTTCGTGGCTTCTGGTTTTGTCGCAGGCATCGCTGGAGCTCTATACGCAGTATTGAACGACTTCGTCAGTCCGTCGACCGTGCAGCTCTCGCAATCCGTCTCAGGACTTCTCATGGCGATCGCTGGCGGTGTCGGTACGTTGCTCGGCGCCTTCGTCGGCGCGACAGCGATTGTCCTTCTTGAAAACATCGTCAGCACCTTCACAACCCGTTGGCCAAGCGTTCTCGGCCTTACCTTCGTGCTGATCATGATTTTCGCGCCTGAAGGCATCGTTGGGCGCGCCCAGATCCTGCTTGCCAAGCGCCGGCGTCGTTAA
- a CDS encoding branched-chain amino acid ABC transporter permease has product MGVNLFQLLNGLTFAALLFIVASGFTLIFGLLRIVNLAHGALYLFGGLVGYSAASATGSFVLGIVAAMFFVALLGFFLDRGLLRFVRGNELRQVLLTLGVAFILNDLALVLWGGDTYAVPVPEFLRGATKIGAVLYPKYRLFVLLLGVVIFVLLWLLLNRTRFGALIRAGVDDPEMVEAMGINIRRVFLGAFMLGSALAGLGGVVGGAFLTLYPSADSEILVLSLAVVIIGGRGSLIGAAVGALLVGLLNSFGQVLFPELSYFVIFGPMALILAFRPLGLFGRTA; this is encoded by the coding sequence ATGGGCGTTAACCTTTTCCAGTTACTTAACGGCCTGACCTTCGCGGCGTTGCTTTTCATCGTGGCGTCGGGCTTCACGCTCATCTTCGGCCTTTTGCGCATCGTCAACTTGGCGCATGGCGCGCTCTATCTGTTTGGCGGCCTCGTTGGTTACAGCGCGGCAAGCGCCACAGGCAGCTTCGTCCTGGGGATCGTCGCAGCGATGTTTTTTGTCGCCTTGCTGGGTTTCTTTCTCGACCGGGGTCTGTTGCGTTTCGTCCGAGGAAACGAGCTTCGGCAAGTTCTGCTGACGCTCGGCGTCGCGTTCATTTTGAACGATCTCGCACTCGTCCTGTGGGGTGGCGATACTTATGCGGTGCCGGTTCCTGAGTTCCTCCGCGGCGCAACAAAAATCGGCGCGGTGCTGTATCCCAAGTACCGGCTTTTCGTGTTGCTTCTGGGCGTTGTGATTTTCGTCCTGTTGTGGCTTCTTCTTAATCGCACGCGCTTCGGCGCGCTCATCAGAGCTGGCGTGGATGATCCCGAGATGGTCGAGGCCATGGGCATCAATATCCGCCGCGTCTTTCTGGGCGCGTTCATGTTGGGCTCCGCGCTCGCCGGCCTTGGCGGTGTCGTCGGCGGAGCCTTCCTCACCCTCTACCCGAGCGCGGACTCAGAGATCCTCGTCTTGTCGCTCGCTGTCGTCATTATCGGAGGACGCGGCAGCCTCATCGGCGCAGCCGTGGGCGCTCTTCTAGTGGGGCTGCTGAATTCGTTCGGGCAAGTGCTCTTTCCGGAACTCTCCTATTTCGTGATCTTTGGTCCAATGGCCCTGATCCTCGCATTTCGCCCGCTGGGCCTATTCGGGAGGACCGCCTAA
- a CDS encoding cysteine hydrolase, whose product MQLGVNQPKAAIVAIDLHRGHLDMEVATMPTTPAIARQVIKANNHLFDWARNVGVPVIHVMTQYRDATEIVCNPFWRTRAEDPTATRKNVLRHNIRGMPGVNVISELYDRSRDLLVDTKKRYDCFLGTDLDFLLRARGINVLIVTGVNTNSCILATAAAANVRDYCVIVAKDCVETMDGSDLHEAGLLCISTAFGLVADTNAIMNLAAFAREPQPAAFA is encoded by the coding sequence TTGCAGCTCGGCGTCAATCAACCTAAAGCCGCAATAGTCGCAATCGATTTACATCGCGGCCACCTCGACATGGAGGTGGCGACGATGCCAACCACCCCGGCCATCGCGCGGCAAGTCATCAAGGCAAACAATCACCTGTTCGATTGGGCTCGAAATGTTGGCGTTCCTGTGATCCACGTAATGACGCAGTACCGAGATGCGACAGAGATTGTCTGCAATCCCTTCTGGCGCACGCGAGCCGAGGACCCGACGGCAACACGCAAAAATGTACTGCGCCACAACATAAGGGGTATGCCGGGCGTTAACGTCATCTCCGAGCTTTACGATCGCAGTCGCGATCTTCTTGTAGACACCAAGAAGCGCTATGATTGTTTCCTCGGCACCGATCTTGATTTCCTGTTGCGCGCCCGCGGCATCAACGTGTTGATCGTAACTGGCGTAAATACCAACTCCTGTATTCTAGCGACCGCGGCCGCAGCGAATGTGCGCGATTATTGCGTGATCGTCGCGAAGGATTGCGTGGAGACAATGGACGGTTCCGATCTACACGAAGCGGGGTTGCTCTGCATTTCTACAGCCTTCGGTCTCGTCGCCGACACAAACGCGATCATGAACCTCGCGGCTTTCGCGCGTGAACCTCAACCGGCCGCTTTCGCTTAA